A single genomic interval of Bacteroidales bacterium harbors:
- the buk gene encoding butyrate kinase, with product MEDIFIIAINPGSTSTKIAVYRNKECIFEENIKHSTEELAPYEKITDQFEFRKQAILQRLNGTKLERDKVRVIMGRGGMVHPIESGVYRINEKMKHDLVNSPVGEHASNLGGFIAEDLAKEFPNAEAYITDPVVVDEMDEIAHIAGHPAFTRRSVFHALNQKATARRHSIAVGKKYEELNLIVVHLGGGISIGAHRNGRVVDVNHAIGGEGPFSPERAGSVPVIDVVRLAYTGKYTEKEFTKMLIGQGGLAAHLGTNNAYEVEQRVKSGDPHATLIYEAMAYQVSKFIGTMAVVLKGKVDGILITGGIAYDTWFVDKLREYAGWVGPFFIYPGENEMEALAMNAWRALHGEVEVKEYS from the coding sequence ATGGAAGATATTTTCATTATCGCTATCAATCCAGGGTCGACATCGACCAAGATCGCGGTTTACCGGAACAAGGAGTGCATATTTGAAGAGAACATCAAGCACAGCACGGAGGAATTAGCTCCTTATGAAAAGATCACAGACCAGTTTGAGTTCCGGAAGCAGGCTATCCTGCAAAGATTAAACGGAACCAAACTCGAACGTGATAAAGTCAGGGTGATCATGGGCCGGGGCGGGATGGTCCATCCGATCGAATCCGGTGTTTACCGAATCAATGAAAAGATGAAGCACGACCTGGTAAACAGCCCGGTGGGAGAGCATGCCAGCAATCTTGGCGGTTTCATTGCCGAAGACCTGGCGAAAGAATTTCCGAATGCCGAAGCTTATATCACCGATCCGGTGGTGGTCGATGAAATGGACGAAATCGCCCATATTGCAGGGCATCCGGCTTTTACGCGTAGATCAGTCTTCCATGCGCTGAACCAGAAAGCGACAGCCAGAAGGCATTCCATTGCGGTTGGGAAAAAATATGAAGAGCTGAACCTGATCGTAGTTCACCTCGGAGGTGGTATCAGCATAGGCGCCCATAGAAACGGAAGGGTGGTCGATGTGAACCATGCCATCGGCGGGGAAGGGCCGTTTTCCCCGGAACGCGCAGGCAGTGTCCCTGTTATTGATGTGGTTAGACTTGCCTACACCGGAAAATATACCGAGAAAGAATTTACCAAAATGCTGATCGGTCAGGGTGGACTTGCTGCCCATTTAGGAACAAACAATGCCTATGAAGTGGAACAGCGCGTGAAAAGCGGCGATCCGCACGCCACCCTCATCTATGAAGCCATGGCCTACCAGGTTTCTAAATTCATTGGCACCATGGCGGTTGTCTTAAAAGGAAAAGTCGACGGCATACTCATCACCGGTGGCATTGCCTACGATACATGGTTCGTCGACAAACTCCGGGAATATGCCGGTTGGGTCGGGCCATTCTTTATCTATCCCGGCGAGAATGAAATGGAAGCCCTTGCGATGAACGCCTGGCGAGCCCTCCATGGCGAGGTCGAGGTGAAGGAATACAGCTGA
- a CDS encoding GEVED domain-containing protein: MKKFYILTLAALILSSGYVFGQKEAQHQKDAERAKKVDTRIDNNGYWKKMAALGLARLNPVTPVKPAVYVGSEIRAFSVITDDSPDVAVATSSSTQSENSVFVHPDDNLVVINSNNSTPNPSDGSIYGANWLGTEDGGLNWSGTVQGAGGYNWGDPVALIGLDGAYYVGAITSSFGQSVAKSTNQGGYFTVYNVANAGGEGLDKNHLWVDNSLISPYSNYLYDAWTDFGGFADGNIALSRSINGAVNWSTPVNVSSAVNAGSHCQGVNINTGPNGEVYVIWAIYDGWPTDETAIGLARSFNGGATFEPATRIIQNIRGIRATGVNKNMRNNSFPSMACDISGNEYNGNIYIVWSNVGVPGINSGNDVDVYMSRSEDLGVTWSTPVRVNQDPVGQGSKHYFPWITCDPENGMLSVVFYDDRNVGGYQCEVYCANSSDGGETWEDFKVSDVAFTPSPIPNMADGYMGDYLGISARGGWVYPAWADNRTGSAMTYVSPYETNPLSKPTNLTAEVTFETGITDLQWRFDEMPDFSYFKIYRGVDSIGITYDTVYNDQLPDYGIYLYKVTAKYSDGSESSSSNASVQWGDAQISVNPLEIEETLQPDSSVTRMVTISNIGQLEMSYNISMFIPSDASVDARAYCGATGGCDEYISRVQLNEIDNLSNCTNYGNYTNLSTTMSVGSSYQITVTNGTPIYSEDQCGLWIDWNQNEVFDDNESIPMNGSPGVGPYTATISPPVGAMPGETRLRTRIVYYQSPIPCGALTYGEVEDYTVNVSSWLFADPVSGNIPAGENMEIAVTLNAVNMALGTYTAELNVFSNDPDDPEITVPITMHVAEVAVIVSADQETICLGESVQLTSEVIGGSGTFTYTWTSDPAGFTSGEANVTVTPDVTTTYFLEVFDGFLTFGDQITIQVNPLPSVYIGADTAICQGESLVISAGEGFASYLWNTSETTTSIETAVEGAYWVEVTNEFGCARLDTLYLIVTQFPVKPVISSGPATVDNYNATSSTYSCAEDPYVTTFQWSVTPSEAGTTSSTGTNGEFAWTAGYTGSVLITVMGLNDCGNSEFSDAFATEIYSSAGLNEISTDRQLIIYPNPADGKVTVRLPSQKTFTGDLTVTDAEGSTVYSQTGVTITAGDNVTLDLGQLSEGVYSLKLSSQSVVYYGRIIMK; the protein is encoded by the coding sequence ATGAAAAAATTCTACATCCTGACTTTAGCTGCCCTGATCCTGTCAAGCGGCTATGTTTTCGGCCAAAAGGAAGCACAGCATCAGAAAGATGCCGAACGCGCGAAAAAAGTAGATACCCGTATTGACAACAACGGGTATTGGAAAAAGATGGCAGCATTAGGGCTTGCCAGACTTAATCCCGTCACCCCGGTAAAGCCGGCAGTATATGTAGGCAGCGAGATCCGGGCCTTCAGTGTAATCACTGACGATTCACCCGATGTAGCGGTAGCGACAAGCAGTTCTACCCAGAGTGAAAACTCCGTCTTCGTTCATCCGGATGATAACCTGGTGGTTATCAATTCAAACAATTCGACCCCGAACCCTTCTGACGGCAGCATTTATGGTGCCAATTGGTTGGGAACTGAAGATGGAGGCTTAAACTGGAGCGGGACAGTCCAGGGAGCCGGTGGTTATAATTGGGGCGACCCGGTAGCGTTGATCGGGTTGGATGGCGCTTATTATGTCGGAGCTATCACGTCTAGTTTCGGACAGTCCGTGGCTAAATCAACCAACCAGGGAGGGTACTTTACTGTTTACAATGTAGCAAATGCAGGTGGCGAAGGTCTCGATAAAAACCATCTTTGGGTTGACAACAGCCTTATCAGTCCTTACAGCAATTATTTGTATGATGCCTGGACCGATTTTGGTGGCTTTGCCGATGGTAATATAGCTTTGTCACGCTCAATTAATGGCGCAGTAAACTGGTCAACCCCTGTTAATGTAAGCAGCGCTGTGAATGCAGGCAGCCATTGCCAGGGGGTAAACATCAATACCGGCCCTAATGGCGAGGTTTACGTAATCTGGGCCATCTATGACGGTTGGCCGACAGATGAAACTGCGATCGGTCTTGCCCGCTCTTTTAACGGAGGGGCTACCTTCGAGCCTGCAACGCGTATTATCCAGAATATACGCGGCATCAGGGCCACCGGTGTAAACAAAAACATGCGGAACAATTCTTTCCCCAGCATGGCTTGCGATATCAGCGGCAATGAATACAATGGAAATATATATATCGTTTGGTCGAACGTGGGTGTGCCGGGGATTAATTCCGGCAATGATGTTGATGTTTATATGTCACGTTCTGAAGACCTTGGTGTCACCTGGTCCACCCCGGTAAGGGTCAATCAGGATCCTGTCGGCCAGGGAAGCAAGCATTATTTCCCCTGGATTACCTGTGATCCTGAAAATGGCATGCTGAGTGTGGTGTTCTACGATGACCGTAACGTGGGTGGATACCAGTGCGAAGTTTATTGTGCCAATTCCAGTGATGGCGGAGAAACCTGGGAAGATTTCAAGGTCAGTGATGTTGCTTTTACCCCGAGTCCAATTCCTAATATGGCTGATGGCTACATGGGGGATTACCTCGGAATCAGTGCCCGTGGCGGATGGGTTTATCCCGCCTGGGCCGACAACCGGACCGGTTCCGCTATGACCTACGTTTCCCCTTATGAGACCAACCCGCTTAGCAAACCAACGAACCTGACTGCGGAAGTAACATTTGAGACCGGCATTACCGACTTGCAATGGAGGTTCGATGAAATGCCAGATTTCAGCTATTTTAAGATATACCGGGGAGTAGATTCCATCGGCATAACCTATGATACGGTTTATAATGATCAACTGCCGGATTATGGCATTTATCTTTATAAAGTAACTGCCAAATATTCAGATGGCAGTGAATCAAGTTCTTCCAATGCAAGTGTCCAGTGGGGCGATGCTCAAATCAGTGTTAATCCTTTAGAAATAGAGGAAACCCTTCAACCTGACAGTTCCGTCACACGGATGGTCACGATCAGCAATATCGGCCAGCTTGAAATGAGCTACAATATCAGCATGTTCATTCCATCAGACGCATCCGTCGATGCGAGGGCTTATTGCGGAGCAACCGGGGGCTGTGATGAATACATCAGCCGGGTGCAGCTCAACGAGATCGATAATTTGAGTAACTGCACTAATTATGGCAATTATACTAACCTGTCCACTACTATGTCGGTTGGAAGTTCTTACCAGATTACCGTTACAAATGGTACCCCGATTTATTCGGAAGACCAATGCGGGCTTTGGATTGACTGGAACCAGAATGAGGTATTTGATGATAACGAATCAATCCCGATGAACGGTTCTCCTGGTGTTGGTCCTTATACTGCTACAATCTCACCGCCTGTCGGAGCAATGCCCGGGGAAACCCGTCTCCGCACCCGTATCGTTTATTATCAATCGCCCATACCCTGCGGTGCGTTAACATACGGTGAAGTTGAGGATTATACTGTAAACGTGTCAAGCTGGCTGTTTGCCGACCCGGTTTCAGGAAACATACCTGCCGGTGAAAACATGGAAATCGCCGTTACCCTCAACGCCGTTAACATGGCACTCGGAACTTACACTGCAGAACTGAATGTTTTCAGCAATGATCCGGACGATCCGGAAATCACAGTTCCTATTACCATGCATGTCGCTGAAGTAGCAGTAATCGTCAGTGCCGATCAGGAGACTATCTGCCTGGGCGAAAGTGTCCAGCTTACATCTGAGGTCATTGGCGGTTCAGGTACTTTTACCTATACATGGACCTCCGATCCGGCAGGATTTACCTCTGGTGAGGCCAATGTCACTGTTACGCCGGATGTCACCACCACTTATTTCCTTGAAGTTTTCGACGGATTCTTGACATTTGGGGATCAGATCACCATACAGGTTAATCCTTTACCCAGTGTGTATATCGGAGCCGATACTGCTATTTGCCAGGGTGAAAGCCTCGTGATATCAGCCGGAGAAGGTTTTGCTTCATACTTGTGGAATACAAGTGAAACGACTACGTCGATTGAAACGGCGGTCGAAGGAGCATACTGGGTGGAAGTCACCAATGAGTTTGGTTGTGCCAGGTTAGATACCCTCTATCTTATAGTCACTCAATTCCCGGTAAAACCTGTGATTTCTTCCGGTCCCGCTACAGTGGATAATTATAACGCCACTTCTTCAACCTATAGCTGTGCAGAAGATCCATATGTCACAACTTTCCAGTGGTCTGTTACTCCTTCTGAAGCAGGCACTACCTCCAGCACCGGCACAAACGGTGAATTCGCCTGGACAGCCGGTTACACAGGCTCTGTTCTGATAACTGTCATGGGTTTGAATGACTGCGGAAACAGTGAATTTTCGGATGCTTTTGCAACTGAGATCTATTCCTCGGCAGGTTTGAATGAAATTTCCACGGACAGGCAACTCATCATCTATCCTAATCCTGCAGACGGTAAGGTTACTGTCAGGTTGCCTTCGCAAAAGACCTTCACCGGTGACCTTACAGTTACAGATGCAGAAGGATCAACGGTTTATAGCCAAACGGGCGTAACGATCACCGCCGGCGACAATGTAACCCTGGATCTCGGGCAACTATCAGAAGGAGTTTATTCTTTGAAATTATCATCCCAATCCGTGGTTTATTACGGAAGGATTATTATGAAATAG
- a CDS encoding bifunctional enoyl-CoA hydratase/phosphate acetyltransferase has product MLKKLSDLHDIVRKKQQTKRLVLAVAHDEHSLEAVNAAVKKKYIDAILVGNAEEIKRIAEKNKKIDLNQFEIINEINDAEAVAKAVKLVHYGEADILMKGNVGTATLLKGVLNKEWGLRKNEVISHIAIFEVQAYHHKLISLADVAMNIAPDLNTKIGIINNSVEFLRKLGIETPKVAVLGAVELVNESMPATIDAALLSKMAERGQIKDCIIDGPLAFDNAISAESAKHKGIKSIVAGDADLLLLPDIESGNVLYKAFVFFAKAKVAAVVLGARAPIVLTSRSDSEESKLDSIVLAAAIA; this is encoded by the coding sequence ATGCTTAAGAAATTATCAGATCTTCATGATATTGTCAGGAAGAAACAACAGACGAAAAGACTAGTGCTGGCGGTAGCTCATGATGAACATTCTCTGGAAGCAGTCAATGCTGCGGTCAAGAAAAAATACATTGATGCCATTTTAGTTGGAAATGCAGAGGAAATTAAAAGGATCGCCGAAAAGAATAAAAAGATCGATCTGAACCAGTTTGAGATCATCAATGAAATAAATGATGCTGAAGCAGTTGCCAAGGCTGTTAAACTGGTGCATTACGGGGAAGCGGATATCCTGATGAAAGGCAATGTTGGGACGGCAACCCTTCTGAAAGGCGTCCTTAACAAGGAATGGGGATTGAGGAAAAACGAGGTCATTTCACATATAGCTATATTCGAGGTGCAGGCTTATCATCATAAGCTGATCTCGCTTGCGGATGTGGCCATGAACATTGCCCCCGACCTGAATACAAAGATCGGAATCATCAACAACTCGGTGGAATTCTTACGCAAATTGGGCATAGAAACACCGAAGGTGGCTGTCCTGGGAGCAGTCGAGCTGGTCAATGAAAGCATGCCGGCCACGATAGACGCAGCTTTGCTGTCGAAAATGGCCGAGCGTGGCCAGATCAAGGATTGCATCATCGACGGTCCGTTGGCTTTTGATAACGCCATCAGCGCCGAAAGCGCCAAACATAAGGGGATCAAGAGCATAGTGGCAGGCGATGCCGACTTGCTGCTCCTGCCCGACATTGAATCCGGAAATGTCCTTTACAAGGCATTCGTTTTCTTCGCTAAAGCAAAGGTAGCCGCTGTCGTTCTTGGTGCCCGCGCACCCATCGTGCTTACATCCCGTTCAGACTCGGAAGAGTCGAAGTTGGATAGCATCGTGCTGGCGGCTGCTATTGCGTAA
- a CDS encoding DUF2807 domain-containing protein gives MKTKNVMPGLFLLMTGLMFTGCYDHWRHVEGNYDVTTETRQYTAFDRVINEGSFDVYIIQDGLSEVMIEAESNLIPLIRTRIQGSALVIDTQDDLRNNYPMKIYVHTNELDEVKLSGSGLMHAEDIVTGDLEIHLSGSGEIFFSGTAEDVTCSISGSGSIDLGLVCNELNADISGSGEMEVWGTANNGDFHISGSGSIHAYDLTLQECYAKISGSGDMYLTVEDYLNVKISGSGDVYVMGSPDIDTDITGSGAVIHP, from the coding sequence ATGAAAACAAAAAATGTCATGCCTGGGCTCTTTCTTCTGATGACCGGGCTCATGTTTACCGGATGCTATGATCACTGGCGCCATGTGGAAGGAAACTATGATGTCACAACCGAAACCCGTCAATATACTGCTTTTGACAGGGTGATCAATGAAGGTAGTTTTGATGTTTACATAATCCAGGACGGTTTGAGTGAAGTGATGATTGAAGCCGAATCAAACCTCATTCCCCTGATCAGGACCCGCATCCAGGGATCTGCCCTGGTGATTGATACCCAGGACGATCTCAGGAACAATTACCCGATGAAAATTTATGTTCATACCAATGAGCTCGATGAAGTAAAACTCAGCGGCTCAGGATTGATGCACGCAGAGGATATTGTTACCGGAGATCTGGAAATCCATCTTTCAGGGTCCGGAGAAATATTCTTTTCCGGTACAGCCGAGGACGTAACATGTTCCATCTCTGGTTCCGGTTCAATAGATTTAGGCCTGGTCTGCAATGAATTGAATGCTGATATCAGCGGCTCCGGTGAAATGGAGGTTTGGGGCACTGCAAACAATGGGGATTTTCATATTTCCGGATCTGGCTCTATCCATGCTTATGACCTGACGCTCCAAGAGTGTTATGCTAAAATTTCCGGGTCAGGAGACATGTATCTGACTGTCGAGGATTACCTTAATGTCAAAATCTCAGGAAGCGGTGATGTTTATGTTATGGGGTCCCCGGATATAGATACTGATATAACCGGTTCAGGGGCAGTAATTCATCCTTAA
- a CDS encoding IgA Peptidase M64: protein MRLTFTILLFALVATSTAQFGRYFKNRTLRFDYFHSGSFEVEYVMPDEMIVEGKWAGPRKNLIDPFDYGADKIMVYDSVSDKLIFTKGFSSLFIEYQATEEAKSQCGNFPESILMPLPKKTVRLEYYSRGKDMIWVKRYESFINPKKDDFKIKTGNTYPAETILRSGSPKNKLDLIFLPEGYTRAELPEFLEDCSRFTGYLFETDPYGQFIKKVNIRAVIAPSEESGTDNPGDTISRSTLLNSSFYTFGSDRYLMTTDFKKVRDVASSVPYDQIIILVNHPRYGGGGIYNFYAISTVDNENSGFVFTHEFGHSFAGLGDEYSGAGSATEDVYSLDKEPWEPNITTLVNFDAKWKDMLPADTPVPTPPTDEWKKKTGIYEGAGYMEKGVFRPYIDCSMNFIRFNNFCPVCQRAIKEMIVYYTR from the coding sequence ATGCGCCTGACCTTTACGATACTGCTTTTTGCACTGGTAGCCACATCAACCGCACAGTTTGGCAGATACTTTAAAAACCGGACACTCCGTTTCGATTACTTTCATTCGGGGAGTTTTGAAGTTGAATACGTCATGCCTGATGAAATGATTGTCGAAGGGAAATGGGCCGGCCCGAGAAAAAACCTGATAGATCCGTTCGACTACGGCGCTGATAAAATAATGGTGTATGATTCTGTTTCTGATAAATTGATTTTCACCAAAGGGTTTTCCAGTCTTTTCATTGAATACCAAGCTACGGAGGAGGCAAAATCGCAGTGCGGTAACTTCCCGGAAAGCATTCTGATGCCTTTGCCAAAAAAAACCGTCAGGCTTGAGTATTACAGCAGAGGAAAAGATATGATTTGGGTGAAAAGATATGAATCATTTATCAATCCAAAGAAGGATGATTTTAAAATCAAAACTGGAAATACTTATCCCGCCGAGACGATCCTGCGTTCGGGCAGTCCGAAGAATAAGCTTGACCTGATCTTTCTTCCGGAAGGTTATACGCGTGCGGAATTGCCTGAATTCCTGGAAGATTGCTCACGTTTCACAGGATATTTATTCGAGACTGATCCTTATGGACAGTTTATCAAGAAAGTTAATATCCGGGCCGTTATCGCCCCTTCAGAAGAATCAGGAACGGATAATCCCGGTGATACTATATCCCGAAGCACCTTACTGAATTCAAGCTTTTACACCTTCGGATCTGACCGCTATCTTATGACCACCGATTTTAAAAAAGTCAGGGATGTAGCCTCCAGTGTGCCATACGACCAGATTATCATCCTTGTTAACCATCCGCGGTATGGAGGAGGTGGCATCTATAATTTTTATGCTATTTCTACCGTTGACAATGAGAACTCAGGGTTTGTTTTTACACATGAATTTGGTCATTCCTTTGCCGGTCTTGGCGATGAATACAGCGGTGCAGGCTCAGCAACGGAAGATGTGTATTCTCTCGATAAAGAACCCTGGGAACCGAATATCACAACCCTCGTAAATTTTGATGCAAAATGGAAGGACATGCTTCCTGCTGACACGCCCGTGCCAACACCTCCAACCGATGAATGGAAAAAAAAGACAGGTATTTATGAAGGAGCAGGCTATATGGAAAAAGGTGTTTTCCGCCCCTACATCGACTGCTCTATGAATTTTATCAGATTTAATAACTTCTGCCCTGTTTGCCAGAGAGCAATAAAGGAGATGATTGTTTACTATACCCGCTGA